One genomic region from Anabaena sp. PCC 7108 encodes:
- a CDS encoding type ISP restriction/modification enzyme, with translation MSRLLVTQYQAEVEKIIEYGGSRKETSIRVAFQNLLNEYCKPRDFLLIPELDYKLPNGKLVYPDGTIKDALRLDWGYWESKDQYDQLDEEIENKLNKGYPDSNILFEDSQTAVLIQSGQETQRVSMRDADAVDGIITSFINYVRPEVRDFREAIEIFKQDLPTILNSLRDLIDSQGINNKSFQTARDKFWGICKESINPEISLLDIREMMIQHILTEDIFINIFSESQFHQENNVARELQEIISTFFTGTVKRNTLGSIERYYAVIRRTAANIYNHQEKQKFLKALYENFYKAYNPKAADRLGIVYTPNEIVRFMIESVDFLTHKHFGKLLADKDVEILDPATGTGTFITELIDYLPQHSLEHKYKHEIHCNEVAILPYYIANLNIEFTYKQKMGVYEEFENICFVDTLDNVPFVDKQLDLFITSVENTARIKRQNDKTISVIIGNPPYNAKQENFNDNNANRYYKAIDKLIKESYIKYSKAQNNIVVYDMYTRFIRWAADRLGKNGIIAFITNSSFIDARTFDGFRKAITDDFNYIYIIDLHGDVRKNPKLSGTTHNVFGIQTGVAIMFLVKKQKSDFNNCQIFHIRRPDFDTASEKLKFLSQTKFNQIPFEHITPDKNYNWINQSDNDFETLLPLVNKDVKAGKGEEAVFKLFFRGMETGRDEWVYDFCEDTLTDKIRFFIKIYQQTLQNKDLQYTNEIKRDREITKYLDRKINKEFNITQIIKSLYRPYTKSFFYFDRHFNRMPSYWLEIHRSDILDNIYIAFSALGNTKPFHCLGSNTIIDLHLTGDSQCFSLYRYDKEGKRIDNITDWGLKQIQNHYQDTTITKIDIFHYTYAVLHNPAYRSKYELNLKREFPRLPYYEDFQKWVNWGKQLIELHINYETVTPYKLTRLDIPLKDIKNNRSTSLTERQKTPKPKLKADKTKNSIILDDVTRLENIPLTAWEYMLGNRCALEWILDQYKEKKPKDPTIAEKFNTYCFADYKEQVINLLMKVCTVSVETMNIIKEME, from the coding sequence ATGTCTAGACTCCTGGTTACTCAATATCAAGCGGAAGTAGAAAAAATTATTGAATATGGTGGTTCTCGCAAAGAAACATCTATTCGTGTTGCTTTTCAAAACCTCCTCAATGAATATTGCAAACCCAGAGATTTTCTACTCATTCCTGAATTAGATTATAAACTACCAAATGGTAAACTTGTTTATCCAGATGGGACAATTAAAGATGCTTTACGTTTAGATTGGGGTTATTGGGAAAGCAAAGATCAATATGATCAATTAGACGAAGAAATAGAAAATAAATTAAATAAAGGTTATCCAGATAGTAATATTTTATTTGAAGATTCCCAAACTGCGGTTTTAATTCAATCTGGACAGGAAACTCAGCGCGTTTCCATGCGCGATGCTGACGCAGTAGATGGAATTATTACCAGTTTTATTAATTATGTTCGTCCTGAAGTTAGAGATTTTCGGGAAGCGATAGAAATCTTTAAACAAGATTTACCTACTATTTTAAATTCTCTCAGAGATTTGATTGATAGTCAAGGAATAAATAACAAATCTTTTCAAACTGCGCGAGATAAGTTTTGGGGAATTTGCAAAGAATCAATTAATCCAGAAATCAGTTTACTTGATATTCGGGAAATGATGATTCAGCATATTTTAACAGAAGATATTTTTATCAATATTTTCAGTGAATCACAGTTTCATCAAGAAAATAATGTAGCGCGAGAATTACAAGAAATAATTTCTACCTTTTTTACTGGAACTGTCAAACGCAATACTCTGGGAAGCATTGAAAGATATTATGCAGTTATTAGACGAACTGCGGCAAATATTTATAATCATCAAGAAAAACAGAAGTTTCTTAAAGCCTTGTATGAGAATTTCTACAAAGCATATAATCCTAAAGCTGCGGATAGATTAGGAATTGTTTATACTCCTAATGAAATTGTCAGGTTTATGATTGAAAGTGTCGATTTTCTCACACATAAACATTTTGGTAAATTGTTAGCTGATAAAGATGTCGAAATTTTAGATCCTGCGACAGGAACGGGGACTTTTATTACTGAATTAATTGATTATTTACCACAACATAGTTTAGAACATAAATATAAACACGAAATTCATTGTAATGAGGTGGCAATTTTACCTTATTACATTGCCAATTTGAATATTGAATTTACCTATAAGCAGAAAATGGGGGTGTATGAAGAGTTTGAAAATATTTGTTTTGTAGATACTTTAGATAATGTACCTTTTGTAGATAAGCAATTGGATTTATTTATTACGAGTGTGGAGAATACCGCAAGAATCAAAAGACAGAATGATAAAACTATTTCTGTGATTATTGGTAATCCTCCTTATAATGCAAAACAGGAAAACTTTAATGATAATAATGCTAATCGTTATTATAAAGCTATAGATAAGTTAATTAAGGAATCTTATATTAAATATAGTAAAGCTCAAAATAATATTGTTGTTTATGATATGTACACTCGGTTTATTAGATGGGCTGCTGATAGACTAGGTAAAAATGGGATTATTGCATTTATCACTAATTCATCTTTTATTGATGCTAGAACCTTCGACGGTTTTAGAAAAGCGATAACTGATGATTTTAATTATATCTATATAATAGATTTACATGGTGATGTCAGGAAAAATCCCAAACTTTCAGGAACTACACATAATGTTTTTGGGATTCAAACTGGTGTCGCTATTATGTTTTTGGTGAAAAAGCAGAAAAGTGATTTTAATAATTGTCAAATATTCCATATTCGTCGTCCAGATTTTGATACAGCAAGTGAAAAATTAAAGTTCTTATCTCAAACTAAATTTAATCAAATTCCTTTTGAACATATTACACCAGATAAAAACTATAATTGGATTAATCAATCTGATAATGATTTTGAAACTCTTTTACCTTTGGTTAATAAAGATGTGAAAGCAGGTAAAGGGGAAGAAGCCGTATTTAAACTATTCTTCAGAGGTATGGAAACAGGTAGAGATGAATGGGTTTATGATTTTTGTGAAGACACCCTTACAGATAAAATTAGATTTTTTATCAAAATCTATCAACAAACTTTACAAAATAAGGATTTACAATATACAAATGAAATTAAACGGGATAGAGAAATTACAAAATATTTAGACAGAAAAATAAATAAAGAGTTTAATATAACACAAATTATTAAGAGTTTATATCGTCCCTATACTAAAAGCTTTTTTTATTTTGATAGACATTTTAATAGAATGCCTTCCTATTGGTTGGAAATTCATAGAAGTGATATATTAGATAATATATATATAGCATTTTCAGCGTTAGGAAATACAAAACCATTTCATTGTTTAGGTAGTAATACAATTATTGATTTGCATTTAACAGGAGATTCTCAATGTTTTTCTCTCTACCGTTACGACAAAGAAGGAAAACGCATTGATAATATTACTGACTGGGGATTAAAACAAATTCAAAACCATTACCAAGATACAACAATTACCAAAATAGATATCTTTCATTATACCTACGCAGTCTTACATAACCCAGCATATCGCAGCAAATACGAACTTAACCTCAAACGCGAATTTCCTCGTTTACCATATTATGAAGACTTCCAAAAATGGGTTAATTGGGGTAAACAACTCATAGAATTACATATTAATTATGAAACAGTCACACCCTATAAATTAACCCGTCTTGATATTCCTTTAAAAGACATAAAAAACAACCGTTCGACTTCACTCACGGAACGCCAAAAAACACCAAAACCCAAGTTAAAAGCCGATAAAACCAAAAATAGCATTATTTTAGATGATGTCACCAGATTAGAAAATATTCCTCTCACAGCTTGGGAATATATGCTAGGTAATCGTTGCGCGTTAGAATGGATATTAGATCAATATAAAGAAAAGAAACCAAAAGATCCCACAATTGCAGAAAAATTCAATACTTATTGTTTTGCAGATTATAAAGAACAGGTAATAAATTTATTAATGAAAGTCTGTACCGTGAGTGTAGAAACGATGAATATTATTAAAGAAATGGAATAA
- a CDS encoding ABC transporter permease produces MSRSKALQYYIVSRLLFAPLQLLTIITIVFLLLRATPGDPADAILGGRAPESAKEELRKQLGLDLPIWLQYLNYLGNLLRFDLGTSLTSRGQNVGEIIGQYFPATVELAISSMAVALIVGVLVGTISASRPGTYFDIGGRLFGIITYALPMFWAGMLLQLIFSVQLGWFPNSNRFPPNLPAPATITGLYTIDSLLSGNFSQFFISLHHLALPSLTLGILLSGIFERIVRVNLKQTLKADYVEAARARGISENKILVSHALKNALIPVITVLGLTFASLLGGAILTEVTFSWPGLANRLYQAISDRDYPTVQGVLVFFGSIVVSASILIDILNAYVDPRIRY; encoded by the coding sequence ATGTCTCGTTCTAAAGCATTACAATATTACATCGTTTCTCGGTTGCTATTTGCACCACTGCAACTATTAACCATTATTACAATTGTCTTTCTTTTATTAAGAGCAACCCCAGGAGATCCAGCAGATGCAATTTTGGGTGGACGTGCGCCAGAAAGTGCTAAAGAAGAATTAAGAAAACAACTTGGTTTAGATTTACCTATTTGGTTACAATATCTCAATTATTTAGGCAATTTACTACGTTTTGATTTAGGAACTTCCTTAACCAGTCGAGGACAAAATGTTGGCGAAATCATTGGACAATATTTTCCCGCAACCGTAGAGTTAGCCATTTCTAGTATGGCTGTAGCCCTAATTGTCGGCGTTTTAGTGGGTACTATTTCCGCTTCTCGTCCCGGTACTTATTTTGATATTGGTGGGCGTTTGTTTGGTATCATTACCTATGCTTTACCAATGTTTTGGGCGGGAATGTTGTTACAGTTAATTTTCTCAGTTCAACTAGGTTGGTTTCCTAATTCCAATCGTTTTCCCCCCAATCTTCCCGCACCTGCAACTATCACTGGTTTATATACAATTGATAGTTTATTAAGTGGTAATTTCAGCCAATTTTTCATATCTTTACATCATCTAGCTTTACCAAGTTTGACTTTAGGAATTTTACTGAGTGGAATTTTTGAGCGCATTGTGCGGGTGAATTTAAAGCAAACCTTAAAAGCAGATTATGTAGAAGCAGCTAGGGCGCGGGGAATTTCTGAAAATAAGATTTTAGTCTCTCATGCTTTAAAAAATGCCTTAATTCCTGTAATTACGGTATTAGGATTAACATTTGCTTCCCTATTAGGTGGAGCAATTTTAACAGAAGTGACGTTTTCCTGGCCGGGGTTAGCAAATAGATTATATCAAGCGATTTCTGACCGAGATTATCCCACAGTTCAGGGAGTGTTAGTATTTTTTGGATCAATTGTTGTGAGTGCAAGTATTTTAATAGACATTCTTAATGCTTATGTAGATCCAAGAATTAGATATTAG
- a CDS encoding Npun_R2479 family HD domain-containing metalloprotein: MFNTTEIIINAFVNQIREGYQRTYGNLKTDYQDIIAWAGNMALENIANSDALYHNVEHSVLVTLVGQEMLRGKHIREGGVSSEDWLHFIISLLCHDIGYVKGVCREDIESESLYATGQNGNMIALPHGASDASLTPYHVDRAKLFIGERFGGHTLIDAETIKTNIELTRFPVPTAEDHQDTNHFAGLVRAADLIGQLSDPRYLRKITSLFYEFEETGMNKILGYQNPGDLRKNYAKFYWHGVYPYIKGGLRYLSLTQQGKQIIANLYSNVFVVEHEKQNEELLYLVEQLHA; encoded by the coding sequence ATGTTCAATACAACGGAAATTATCATTAATGCTTTTGTAAATCAAATTCGAGAGGGCTATCAACGCACTTACGGCAACTTAAAAACTGACTATCAAGATATCATTGCTTGGGCTGGTAACATGGCTTTGGAAAACATTGCCAACAGCGATGCCCTGTATCACAATGTCGAACACTCCGTTCTTGTCACCCTTGTTGGACAAGAAATGTTGCGTGGTAAACACATCCGCGAAGGTGGTGTTTCCAGTGAAGACTGGTTACACTTTATTATCTCCTTGTTGTGTCACGATATTGGCTATGTTAAAGGAGTTTGCCGCGAAGACATAGAATCAGAATCCTTATATGCTACGGGGCAGAATGGTAATATGATTGCTTTACCTCACGGCGCTTCTGATGCTAGTCTCACACCATATCATGTAGATCGAGCAAAATTATTTATTGGTGAACGGTTTGGTGGACACACTTTAATAGATGCTGAAACCATTAAAACCAATATTGAATTAACTCGGTTTCCTGTACCTACGGCAGAAGATCATCAAGACACCAACCACTTTGCCGGTCTAGTACGTGCTGCTGATTTAATTGGGCAATTAAGTGATCCACGTTATTTGCGAAAGATTACCAGTTTATTCTATGAATTTGAAGAAACTGGGATGAATAAAATCCTAGGCTATCAAAACCCTGGAGATTTACGGAAAAATTATGCCAAATTTTACTGGCATGGTGTCTATCCATATATCAAAGGTGGACTACGATATCTATCCCTGACACAGCAAGGAAAACAGATTATCGCCAATCTGTACTCCAATGTATTTGTAGTTGAACATGAAAAACAAAATGAAGAGTTGCTGTATTTAGTTGAGCAATTACACGCCTAA
- a CDS encoding ABC transporter substrate-binding protein has protein sequence MVITWLSLSKLRWVRVTRFLSLFCLCLFLSVSCTPRTQTTTPTTGTVNTPAGDGRITIGTTSKPRTLDPADAYELASLGLVFNMSDRLYTYEPGSTEIKPQLATALPKVSTDGLTYTIPIRQGVVFHDQTPFNAKAMEFSIQRFIENKGKPSFLLSDTVASVKATGDYELTIKLKKPFAAFPSLLAFSGVCAVSPKAYEIGAGKFKPNTFVGTGAYKLAQYGTDSLRFDVFEQYWGEKPANKGVNVQIQTSPVNLFNAFRTGAVDVAYLSLQPDQIRSLEEGAKKGDWQAITAQGSVVSYMVLNRNQKPLDKPEVRSAIASFLDRPLLNERVLLGQADPLYSMIPTTFNVSQPLFKDKYGDANFDQAKKSLVAAGFSKENPAKVQVWYPASSPTRSLAAQTLKSLADTKMDGILQLEVKTVEGATFYKEISKGLYPAALLDWYPDFLDPDNYVQPFLACEKGSVAKGCENGGSQTQGSFYYNEAVNKLIDQQRKEQNPETRKKIFADIQTQVSTDVPYVPLWQNKDYVFAQKGVNDVKIDPTQNLIYKTIKK, from the coding sequence ATCGTGATAACTTGGTTGTCCTTGTCTAAACTCCGGTGGGTTAGGGTTACAAGATTCCTATCTTTGTTCTGTTTATGTTTATTCTTGTCTGTTAGCTGCACCCCTCGCACGCAGACTACTACTCCAACAACTGGTACTGTCAATACTCCGGCTGGGGATGGACGGATTACCATAGGTACGACATCGAAGCCCAGAACTCTTGATCCGGCTGATGCGTATGAATTGGCATCATTGGGTTTAGTATTTAATATGAGCGATCGCTTGTACACCTATGAACCAGGTAGCACAGAAATTAAGCCCCAACTGGCTACAGCATTACCTAAAGTTAGTACAGATGGTTTAACTTACACCATCCCCATCCGTCAGGGAGTGGTGTTTCATGATCAGACTCCTTTCAACGCTAAAGCAATGGAATTTAGTATCCAGCGTTTTATCGAAAATAAAGGTAAACCATCTTTCTTGCTTTCCGATACAGTTGCTTCTGTGAAAGCCACAGGGGACTATGAATTAACAATTAAGCTTAAAAAGCCCTTTGCCGCGTTTCCCTCCCTATTAGCCTTTTCTGGGGTGTGTGCAGTTTCTCCCAAAGCTTATGAAATTGGGGCTGGGAAATTTAAGCCGAATACTTTTGTGGGGACTGGTGCTTACAAATTAGCGCAGTATGGTACTGATTCCTTACGATTTGATGTATTTGAGCAATATTGGGGTGAAAAACCAGCCAATAAAGGTGTTAATGTCCAAATTCAGACTAGTCCAGTTAATTTGTTTAATGCTTTCCGAACTGGTGCTGTAGATGTCGCTTACTTATCTTTGCAACCAGACCAAATTCGCAGTTTAGAGGAAGGTGCTAAAAAAGGAGATTGGCAAGCTATTACCGCTCAAGGTAGTGTAGTTAGTTATATGGTGTTGAATCGCAATCAGAAACCTTTAGACAAACCAGAGGTTAGAAGTGCGATCGCATCATTCCTTGATCGTCCATTATTAAATGAGCGAGTATTATTAGGTCAAGCTGATCCACTCTACAGCATGATTCCCACCACATTCAATGTTTCCCAACCATTATTTAAAGATAAATATGGTGATGCTAACTTTGATCAAGCTAAAAAATCCTTAGTTGCGGCTGGTTTTTCTAAAGAAAATCCTGCTAAAGTTCAAGTTTGGTATCCTGCTAGTTCACCTACTCGTAGTTTAGCCGCACAGACACTAAAATCTCTGGCTGATACCAAAATGGATGGGATATTGCAATTAGAAGTTAAAACCGTAGAAGGTGCTACCTTTTATAAAGAAATTAGCAAAGGTTTATATCCCGCAGCTTTACTAGATTGGTATCCAGATTTTTTAGATCCAGATAATTACGTACAGCCATTTTTAGCTTGTGAAAAAGGTTCAGTTGCTAAAGGATGCGAAAATGGAGGCAGTCAAACCCAAGGTTCTTTTTACTATAACGAAGCTGTTAATAAACTAATTGATCAGCAACGTAAAGAACAAAATCCAGAAACACGTAAGAAAATATTTGCTGACATTCAAACACAAGTATCTACTGATGTTCCTTACGTTCCTTTATGGCAAAACAAAGATTATGTATTTGCTCAAAAAGGTGTCAATGATGTCAAAATTGATCCTACCCAAAACCTGATTTATAAAACAATTAAAAAGTAA
- a CDS encoding MAPEG family protein translates to MSPFPSLVTVSALILYFVVTINVGRARVKYQVPVPKTTGNLDFERVLRVQQNTLEQLVVFLPALWLFSVYVSPIWGSVLGATWIIGRIAYAWGYYQAAEKRVIGFAISSLSGVGLILGSLVGIILSLMKA, encoded by the coding sequence ATGTCTCCTTTTCCAAGTTTAGTGACTGTATCCGCACTTATACTTTACTTTGTTGTTACAATTAATGTTGGTAGAGCTAGAGTCAAATATCAAGTACCCGTACCAAAAACTACAGGAAATCTAGATTTTGAAAGAGTGTTAAGAGTTCAGCAAAACACTTTAGAACAACTTGTTGTATTTTTACCTGCGTTATGGTTGTTTTCTGTCTATGTTAGTCCTATTTGGGGTTCTGTTCTTGGTGCAACTTGGATAATAGGACGTATTGCTTATGCTTGGGGATATTATCAAGCAGCGGAAAAGCGCGTGATAGGTTTTGCTATCAGTTCTTTGAGTGGTGTAGGACTAATTTTAGGTTCACTAGTTGGGATTATTTTATCTTTGATGAAGGCATAA
- a CDS encoding serine protease, which yields MPLSTAEILMHTTVRLECELQDGNSCTGTGFFFAFALENNQSIPIIVTNKHVINGSVVGSFVLTKSDENNEPILGEVEKIVLSNFESLWIKHPDNDVDLAVFPMAPLFHEAEAKGVKFFAPPLDDSLIPTDETLADLSGLENITMIGYPNGIWDKHNNMPIIRKGVTATSPKYNYNGLPIFVIDCACFPGSSGSPVLIFDQGAYMNARGTMIRSSGRLILLGALFAGPQHVAQGEIQTINIPLSQIPISLSKIPNNLGFVVKSQKIRDFKQLLMQRS from the coding sequence ATGCCACTAAGTACTGCTGAGATATTGATGCACACTACCGTGCGTTTAGAGTGTGAATTACAAGATGGCAACTCATGCACTGGAACAGGTTTCTTCTTTGCGTTTGCACTAGAAAATAATCAAAGTATCCCTATTATTGTTACAAATAAGCACGTAATTAATGGTAGTGTCGTGGGTTCATTTGTTCTTACAAAAAGTGACGAAAATAATGAGCCAATTTTAGGAGAAGTTGAAAAGATAGTATTAAGTAATTTTGAAAGCCTTTGGATTAAACATCCAGATAATGATGTTGATTTAGCAGTATTTCCAATGGCTCCTTTGTTTCATGAAGCAGAAGCTAAGGGTGTAAAATTTTTCGCTCCACCTCTTGACGATTCACTAATACCTACTGATGAAACCCTAGCGGACTTATCTGGACTGGAAAATATAACTATGATTGGTTACCCAAATGGTATTTGGGATAAACACAATAATATGCCAATTATCAGGAAAGGTGTAACAGCAACAAGTCCTAAGTATAATTATAACGGTCTTCCAATTTTCGTGATAGATTGTGCCTGCTTCCCAGGCTCTAGCGGTAGTCCTGTTTTAATCTTTGATCAAGGTGCTTATATGAATGCTCGTGGAACTATGATTAGAAGCAGTGGTAGACTTATTCTATTGGGCGCTCTTTTTGCGGGTCCACAGCACGTAGCTCAGGGAGAAATTCAAACTATTAATATTCCACTAAGTCAAATACCAATAAGCTTATCAAAAATCCCGAATAACTTAGGATTCGTTGTTAAATCTCAAAAAATAAGAGATTTCAAACAACTATTAATGCAAAGATCCTAA
- a CDS encoding ABC transporter permease, with the protein MNWWQRLKKNPLARFGAILLLVFYISVIAADFIAPYDPYESQPNGSLLPPTSIYWSHSGQFIGPHIYPTTQGDTNIETGERKLILNFKKPSPVSLFVTGREYKLFKLSLPLPPKWDEVTIIPGISLNLHLFGSKGEAKWNILGTDEQGRDQFSRLLYGGRISLFIGIFGIIITYPLGLLIGGISGYFGGVIDSVIMRLAEVLMTFPSIYLLVALSGVLSPQLTSTQRFLLIVVITSVISWAGLARVIRGQVLSIKEREFVQAAQAMGGKPIYIILRHILPQTASYVVISATLSIPSFIGAEAVLSLIGLGIQQPDPSWGNMLSLASNASILILQPWLIWPPAVLIVLTVLAFNLLGDGLRDALDPRSLQR; encoded by the coding sequence ATGAATTGGTGGCAAAGACTGAAGAAAAACCCCTTGGCGAGATTTGGGGCAATATTACTACTTGTATTTTATATATCAGTAATCGCGGCTGATTTTATCGCCCCTTACGACCCTTACGAATCACAGCCCAATGGTTCTCTACTTCCACCAACCAGCATTTATTGGTCTCATTCAGGACAGTTCATTGGACCTCACATATATCCAACAACTCAAGGAGATACAAATATAGAAACAGGGGAAAGAAAACTCATTTTAAACTTCAAAAAACCTTCTCCTGTGAGTTTATTTGTGACTGGACGAGAATATAAATTATTTAAACTGAGTTTGCCCTTACCTCCCAAGTGGGATGAAGTCACAATTATCCCTGGTATATCCCTAAATTTACATTTGTTTGGCTCAAAAGGTGAAGCCAAATGGAATATCTTAGGTACTGATGAACAAGGAAGAGATCAATTTAGTCGTCTACTTTATGGTGGGCGAATTAGTTTATTTATCGGGATTTTTGGTATTATTATTACCTATCCTCTGGGTTTACTAATAGGTGGAATTTCCGGCTATTTTGGTGGTGTAATTGATAGTGTTATTATGCGCTTGGCAGAAGTATTAATGACTTTTCCTAGCATTTATTTATTAGTAGCATTATCAGGAGTTTTGAGTCCACAATTAACTAGTACTCAACGCTTTTTACTAATTGTTGTAATTACCTCTGTAATTAGTTGGGCAGGTTTAGCAAGGGTAATTCGCGGACAAGTTCTCTCAATTAAAGAAAGAGAATTTGTCCAAGCTGCACAAGCTATGGGTGGTAAACCGATTTATATTATTCTCCGCCATATTTTGCCCCAAACTGCTAGTTATGTAGTTATCTCTGCAACACTATCAATTCCTAGTTTTATTGGTGCAGAAGCAGTATTGAGTTTAATTGGTTTAGGGATTCAACAACCAGATCCTTCTTGGGGAAATATGCTTTCTTTGGCTAGTAATGCTTCCATTTTAATTCTACAACCTTGGCTAATTTGGCCACCAGCAGTTCTGATTGTTCTTACTGTTCTAGCATTTAACTTATTAGGTGATGGGTTGCGTGATGCCCTTGATCCTCGTAGTTTACAGAGATAG
- a CDS encoding Uma2 family endonuclease, translated as MTVAIAKKMTFEEFLNYDDGTDSLYELENGELIPMPSESDINQRIAMFLVAYFLTYGIPSSRLRMKAEVAVNSRRVGVRVPDLVVFSEELAVAMAGATRSLVYMDMPPPLLVVEVVSPNQASRDYRYKRSEYAARGIAEYWIVDPIDKKVTVLEWVEGFYEQQVYENDSLIVSTLFPDLKLTAAEVLQG; from the coding sequence ATGACAGTAGCAATTGCTAAAAAGATGACCTTTGAGGAATTTCTCAACTATGACGATGGTACGGATAGTTTATATGAATTGGAAAATGGAGAATTAATTCCCATGCCTTCAGAAAGTGATATAAATCAACGAATAGCAATGTTTTTGGTTGCCTATTTTTTAACTTATGGTATCCCATCTTCTCGATTGCGGATGAAGGCCGAGGTGGCTGTGAATAGCAGAAGAGTGGGTGTGCGTGTACCTGATCTGGTAGTATTTTCGGAAGAGTTAGCTGTTGCAATGGCAGGAGCTACTCGTTCACTGGTATATATGGATATGCCACCACCCTTACTGGTAGTTGAAGTGGTGAGTCCTAATCAGGCTAGTCGTGATTATCGTTACAAGAGATCCGAGTATGCGGCGCGGGGGATTGCCGAATATTGGATTGTTGATCCCATTGACAAAAAGGTGACAGTATTAGAATGGGTGGAGGGTTTTTATGAACAACAGGTATATGAAAATGATAGCTTGATTGTTTCGACCCTTTTTCCTGATCTCAAGTTGACTGCTGCTGAAGTTTTACAAGGATGA
- a CDS encoding type II toxin-antitoxin system Phd/YefM family antitoxin produces MTTQQASHDLDGLIDRVIADVEPTIICNNKGNKAILISLDEFSSWQETLYLLSNPVNAKHLLTSIQSAKAGEIVERDLIE; encoded by the coding sequence ATGACGACTCAGCAAGCAAGTCATGACTTAGATGGTTTGATAGATCGGGTTATTGCAGACGTGGAACCAACAATTATTTGTAATAACAAAGGCAACAAGGCTATTTTGATTTCTCTAGACGAATTTTCATCATGGCAAGAAACATTATATTTGCTGTCAAATCCTGTTAACGCCAAGCATCTTCTTACCTCAATTCAATCAGCAAAAGCAGGTGAGATTGTTGAGAGAGATTTAATTGAATAA